Proteins from a genomic interval of Spea bombifrons isolate aSpeBom1 chromosome 4, aSpeBom1.2.pri, whole genome shotgun sequence:
- the TCP11L2 gene encoding T-complex protein 11-like protein 2, with amino-acid sequence MPYSNEKSSGSDGQLSDSDSSRLSESMACSMSDSESPRDSFTSDSSSKHASPVSSPPKAVTFDEIMSTARNMSNMVLAHEIVTNQNFHLEHVDLPKNSLEGKVKQIVHKAFWDCLEAELKEDPPQYEHAIKLFDEIKEILLSFLTPGTNRLRTQICEVLDVDLIRQQAEHNAVDIPKMGGYIINIMSKLCAPIRDEDVKKLKASGDIVQMLRDVFRVLDLMKMDMVNYTIQNIRPQLQRQLADYERIKFQEIIEKTPDALIQTTEWIKESIKDAIEAKSHGNAGGANGVSTDNLSPTLVLNSGYLKLLQMDYHSAIPETLITDDVRVQEIKFKLLQVKIIACVCLITQNAMGSYCTNEFTEKVKEITSILIQGINSTTFNLKEALSALSVKICTEMNNSLTERGLTPLSTEAQSVLLGQIDSIIEKDHPIYSLIEKRTYEYLSTFLCVPYPYKRVPMTPGGLTSVRVELELIACHYANIVHFNKQVYGPFYANIFRKLLFSEATEQKAETVAQ; translated from the exons ATGCCGTACAGTAACGAAAAATCTTCTGGGAGCGATGGGCAGCTGAGTGATTCGGATTCATCACGCCTGTCGGAGAGCATGGCCTGCTCAATGAGTGACAGCGAGTCTCCAAGGGATAGCTTTACCAGTGACTCTTCAAGCAAGCATGCTTCTCCAGTCT CAAGTCCTCCAAAAGCAGTTACCTTTGATGAAATTATGTCAACCGCAAGAAACATGTCAAATATGGTGCTGGCCCATGAAATTGTCACCAATCAAAATTTTCATTTGGAGCATGTTGACCTGCCTAAAAACAG TTTAGAAGGAAAGGTAAAGCAAATTGTACACAAGGCATTTTGGGATTGTTTGGAGGCAGAACTGAAGGAAGATCCCCCCCAGTATGAACACGCCATCAAACTTTTTGATGAAATCAAGGAG attttgctttcttttttgacCCCTGGTACGAATAGGCTGCGGACCCAGATCTGTGAAGTTTTGGATGTAGACCTCATAAGGCAACAAGCCGAGCACAATGCAGTTGATATTCCAAAGATGGGAGGTTATATCATTAATATAATGTCCAAGTTATGTGCACCAATCAGGGATGAAGATGTCAAAAAGCTAAAAGCAAGTGGAGACATTGTGCAAATGTTGAG GGATGTATTCCGTGTTTTGGACCTTATGAAAATGGATATGGTTAATTATACTATACAGAACATTAGACCACAACTTCAGAGACAGTTAGCTGACTATGAAAGGATAAAGTTCCAGGAAATCATTGAAAAAACTCCAG AtgccctcattcagacaaccgAGTGGATAAAGGAATCTATTAAAGATGCCATTGAAGCAAAGTCCCATGGAAATGCCGGTGGTGCTAATGGCGTATCGACGGACAATCTTAGCCCGACACTGGTGCTAAATAGTGGTTATCTGAAACTCCTGCAGATGGATTATCACAGTGCTATACCAGAG ACACTTATTACAGACGATGTGCGAGTTCAGGAGATAAAGTTCAAGTTACTACAGGTGAAAATCATAGCCTGTGTGTGCCTCATCACGCAGAATGCAATGGGCTCTTACTGCACAAACGAATTCActgaaaaagtaaaagaaatcaCATCGATTCTCATCCAGGGCATAAACAGCAC GACATTTAACCTCAAAGAGGCTCTCAGTGCCTTGAGTGTTAAGATCTGCACTGAAATGAACAACTCATTGACCGAAAGAGGCTTAACCCCGCTGAGTACAGAAGCACAGTCTGTCTTACTCGGGCAGATCGACAGCATCATTGAGAAAGATCACCCCATATACAGCTTGATTG AAAAGCGGACATACGAGTATTTAAGCACATTCCTGTGTGTTCCTTACCCATACAAACGGGTTCCAATGACACCCGGAGGCCTCACGTCCGTCCGCGTGGAACTGGAGCTTATCGCCTGTCATTACGCCAATATTGTACATTTCAACAAGCAAGTGTACGGACCGTTCTATGCAAACATCTTCCGGAAACTACTTTTCAGTGAGGCTACCGAACAAAAGGCGGAAACCGTGGCACAATGA
- the ACTR6 gene encoding actin-related protein 6 has product MSTLVLDNGAYTAKIGYNNGEVSVIPNCQFRSKTARLKTFTANQIDEVKDPSGLFYILPFQKGYLVNWDVQRQVWDYLFGKEMFQVDFVDTNIIITEPYFNFTSIQESMNEILFEEYQFQAALRVNAGALSAHRFFRDNPSELCCIIVDSGYSFTHIVPYCRSKKKRDGIIRINVGGKLLTNHLKEIISYRQLHVMDETHVINQVKEDVCYVSTDFYRDMDIAKLKGEENTVMIDYVLPDFSTIKKGFVKAREEMVFSGKPTAGEQILRLTNERFAVPEIIFHPSDIGIQEMGIPEAIVHSIHNLPEEMQPHFFKNIVLTGGSTLFPGFRERVFSEVRKLTPTDYDVSVILPENPIAYSWEGGKLISENDDFEDMVVTREEYEENGHCICEEKFDI; this is encoded by the exons ATGAGCACGTTGGTTTTAGATAACGGGGCGTACACCGCTAAAATTGGATACAACAACGGTGAAGTGAG CGTAATTCCCAACTGTCAGTTCAGATCAAAGACCGCTCGCCTAAAAACATTTACGGCCAATCAGATTGATGAAGTAAAAGACCCCTCTGGCCTCTTTTATATTCTCCCATTTCAAAAG GGTTACTTGGTGAACTGGGATGTCCAAAGACAGGTTTGGGATTATCTGTTCGGGAAGGAAATGTTTCAG gTGGACTTTGTTGATACCAACATCATTATCACTGAGCCCTATTTTAACTTCACTTCAATACAAGAGTCCATGAATGAGATTTTGTTTGAAGAATATCAATTCCAAGCAGCACTCCGGGTTAATG CCGGAGCTCTAAGCGCACACAGATTTTTCCGAGACAATCCATCAGAGCTGTGCTGCATCATTGTAGACAGCGGCtattcctttacacacatcgTGCCGTATTGTCGAAGTAAGAAAAAACGAGACGGGATTATAAG AATCAATGTTGGTGGAAAGCTGCTAACAAATCATCTAAAAGAGATTATCTCATACAG acAGCTACATGTCATGGACGAGACCCATGTCATTAACCAAGTAAAAGAGGATGTATGCTATGTATCCACAGACTTTTATAGGGATATGGATATTGCAAA GCTGAAAGGAGAAGAGAACACTGTTATGATAGATTATGTGTTACCAGACTTCAGCACAATCAAGAAGGGCTTTGTTAAG GCAAGGGAAGAGATGGTGTTTAGTGGGAAGCCTACAGCAGGGGAGCAAATACTCCGCTTGACTAATGAGAGATTTGCGGTTCCAGAGATCATTTTCCATCCTTCAGACATAGGGATTCAAGAAATGGGGATTCCAGAAGCCATTGTACATTCCATTCACAATCTTCCAGAAG AAATGCAGCCtcatttctttaagaatattGTTCTCACTGGAGGAAGCACCTTGTTCCCAGGGTTCAGGGAACGGGTTTTCTCGGAGGTTCGCAAGCTCACACCGACGGACTATGATGTTTCGGTTATTCTACCTGAGAA CCCTATAGCTTACTCTTGGGAAGGTGGAAAGTTAATATCGGAAAATGATGACTTTGAAGATATGGTTGTAACTAGAGAGGAATATGAAGAAAATGGCCATTGTATTTGTGAAGAGAAGTTTGATATATAA